In one Streptomyces sp. T12 genomic region, the following are encoded:
- a CDS encoding xanthine dehydrogenase family protein subunit M, translating to MTTHTPQAAQAVTLPTTLDEAVAALAATPAAVPVAGGTDLMAAVNSGQLRPAALVGLGRISEIRGWQYQDGHALLGAGLTHARMGRPDFAALIPALAAAARAAGPPQIRNAGTLGGNIASASPTGDALPVLAALEATLIIAGPGGARREIPVSHLLAGMEMLRAGELIGYVRVPLLHAPQVFLKATGRTGPGRAMASVAVVLDPARRGVRCAVGAIAPMALRPLEAEHWVAQLIDWDNNRAIVPEALHAFGEYVSAACIPDPAPAEDGSVTQHPPAVLHLRRTVAALARRALGRALS from the coding sequence TTGACCACGCACACACCGCAGGCGGCGCAGGCCGTCACGCTGCCCACGACGCTGGACGAGGCCGTGGCAGCACTCGCCGCCACGCCCGCCGCCGTGCCCGTCGCGGGCGGCACCGACCTCATGGCCGCCGTCAACTCCGGACAGCTCAGGCCCGCCGCACTGGTCGGCCTCGGCCGGATCAGCGAGATCCGTGGCTGGCAGTACCAGGACGGCCACGCTCTGCTGGGTGCCGGACTCACGCACGCGCGTATGGGCCGCCCCGACTTCGCCGCCCTGATCCCGGCGCTCGCGGCCGCCGCGCGCGCCGCCGGTCCGCCGCAGATCCGCAACGCGGGCACGCTCGGCGGCAACATCGCCTCGGCGTCCCCGACCGGTGACGCGCTGCCGGTCCTCGCCGCCCTCGAAGCGACCCTGATCATCGCGGGCCCGGGCGGAGCCCGCCGGGAGATCCCGGTGTCGCACCTGCTGGCGGGCATGGAGATGCTGCGCGCCGGCGAACTCATCGGCTACGTGCGCGTGCCGCTGCTGCACGCCCCGCAGGTCTTCCTCAAGGCCACCGGCCGCACCGGCCCGGGGCGCGCGATGGCGTCCGTCGCGGTCGTCCTCGACCCCGCCCGGCGCGGAGTCAGGTGCGCCGTGGGTGCCATAGCGCCGATGGCGCTCAGGCCGCTGGAGGCCGAGCACTGGGTCGCCCAGCTGATCGACTGGGACAACAACCGCGCGATCGTCCCGGAGGCGCTGCACGCCTTCGGCGAGTACGTCTCCGCGGCCTGCATCCCCGACCCGGCCCCGGCCGAGGACGGCTCCGTGACCCAGCATCCGCCCGCCGTACTGCACCTGCGGCGCACCGTCGCCGCGCTGGCCCGACGAGCACTGGGGAGGGCACTGTCATGA